In Pseudomonas sp. MTM4, one genomic interval encodes:
- a CDS encoding BMP family ABC transporter substrate-binding protein translates to MQAKIRKNLLRTLAAAIGLSTAFCVSAADPLKVGFVYIGPIGDHGWTYQHEQGRKYLEEKLGDKVQTSFVENVAEGADSERVIRNMAKGGYDLVFTTSFGYMNPTVKVAKQFPDVTFEHATGYKQADNVGTYLTRSYEGRYVGGFLAAKMTKTKKVGYIASFPIPEVIRDINAIQLALDKYNPGTEIKVVWVNTWFDPGKEADAANALIDQGVDVVFQHTDSPAPIQAAERRGVYSVGYASDMQHFGPKAVLTSIVNDWGPHYTKSAEAVMAGTWKAEDFWGGLAEDSISLPISDLVPADVKSEAEEIIASIRSGAFHPFTGPIKDQSGQVRIAEGQTATTKDLASMNFYVEGVKAELPK, encoded by the coding sequence ATGCAAGCCAAGATAAGAAAAAACCTGCTACGTACCCTCGCCGCAGCCATCGGCCTGAGCACAGCCTTCTGCGTCTCGGCGGCCGATCCGCTGAAGGTCGGTTTCGTCTACATCGGCCCGATCGGCGACCATGGCTGGACCTACCAGCACGAGCAGGGCCGCAAGTATCTGGAAGAGAAGCTCGGCGACAAGGTTCAGACCAGCTTCGTCGAGAACGTAGCCGAAGGCGCCGACTCCGAACGGGTGATCCGCAACATGGCTAAGGGCGGCTATGACCTGGTCTTCACCACCTCCTTTGGCTACATGAACCCCACGGTCAAGGTCGCCAAGCAATTTCCCGACGTCACCTTCGAGCACGCCACCGGCTACAAGCAGGCCGACAACGTCGGCACCTACCTGACCCGTTCCTACGAGGGTCGCTACGTCGGCGGCTTCCTCGCGGCGAAGATGACCAAGACCAAGAAGGTCGGCTACATCGCCTCCTTCCCGATTCCGGAAGTCATCCGCGACATCAACGCCATCCAGCTGGCGCTAGACAAGTACAACCCCGGCACCGAGATCAAGGTCGTGTGGGTCAACACCTGGTTCGATCCGGGCAAGGAAGCCGATGCCGCCAACGCGCTGATCGACCAGGGCGTGGACGTGGTCTTCCAGCACACCGACAGCCCGGCGCCGATCCAGGCTGCCGAACGCCGCGGAGTCTATTCCGTGGGCTACGCCTCGGACATGCAGCACTTCGGTCCCAAGGCCGTGCTGACCTCCATCGTCAACGACTGGGGCCCGCACTACACCAAGTCCGCCGAAGCCGTAATGGCCGGCACTTGGAAAGCCGAGGACTTCTGGGGCGGCCTGGCAGAGGACAGCATCAGCCTGCCGATCAGCGACCTGGTACCCGCTGACGTGAAGTCCGAAGCCGAGGAAATCATCGCCAGCATCCGCAGTGGCGCCTTCCATCCCTTCACCGGCCCGATCAAGGATCAGTCCGGCCAGGTGCGCATCGCCGAAGGCCAGACTGCAACCACCAAGGACCTGGCATCAATGAACTTTTATGTCGAAGGCGTGAAGGCCGAACTGCCGAAGTAA
- a CDS encoding 2-oxoglutarate and iron-dependent oxygenase domain-containing protein, protein MTTLPIIDISPLYTADETAHLKVARQIDRACREWGFFYIEGHPIGAERIAELSDHARRFFALPVEQKLEIDITRSRHHRGYGAVATEQLDPGQPCDLKETFDMGFHMSAEHPDVFAGKSLRGPNRHPAQIPGWIELMEGHYRDMHELASTLLRAIALALGIERDFFDKRFVEPISVFRMIHYPPRATASSAEQQGAGAHTDYGCITLLHQDQAGGLQVQNVRGEWIDAPPIEGTYVVNIGDMMARWSNDRYKSTPHRVISPLGVDRYSMPFFAEPHPDTEISCLPGCHDVGNPPKHPVTTCEAYMLSRFADTYAYRRETDANAV, encoded by the coding sequence ATGACCACCCTTCCGATCATCGACATTTCCCCGCTCTATACCGCCGACGAGACCGCGCACCTCAAGGTCGCTCGACAGATCGACCGCGCGTGCCGCGAGTGGGGCTTCTTCTATATCGAAGGTCATCCCATCGGGGCAGAGCGCATCGCCGAGCTGAGCGACCATGCCCGCCGCTTCTTCGCTCTGCCGGTCGAGCAGAAGCTCGAGATCGACATCACCCGCAGCCGGCATCATCGCGGCTACGGCGCTGTCGCCACCGAGCAGCTCGATCCCGGCCAGCCGTGCGACCTCAAGGAGACCTTCGACATGGGGTTTCACATGAGCGCCGAGCATCCGGATGTGTTCGCCGGCAAATCCCTGCGCGGACCCAATCGCCACCCGGCACAGATTCCCGGCTGGATCGAGCTGATGGAAGGCCACTACCGCGACATGCACGAGCTGGCCAGTACCCTGCTGCGCGCCATCGCGCTGGCGCTGGGCATCGAAAGGGACTTCTTCGATAAGCGCTTCGTCGAGCCCATCAGCGTGTTCCGCATGATCCACTACCCGCCCCGCGCCACCGCCAGCAGCGCCGAACAGCAAGGCGCCGGCGCGCATACCGACTACGGCTGCATCACGCTGCTCCATCAGGACCAGGCCGGCGGCTTGCAGGTGCAGAACGTCAGGGGCGAGTGGATCGACGCGCCGCCGATCGAAGGCACCTACGTGGTCAATATCGGTGACATGATGGCGCGCTGGAGCAACGACCGATACAAGTCCACCCCGCATCGGGTGATCAGCCCGCTGGGCGTGGATCGTTATTCGATGCCGTTCTTCGCCGAGCCGCATCCAGATACCGAGATCAGTTGCCTGCCCGGCTGCCACGACGTGGGCAATCCGCCGAAACACCCGGTAACGACCTGCGAGGCCTATATGTTGTCGCGCTTCGCCGACACCTATGCATATCGCCGCGAAACCGACGCCAACGCGGTCTAA
- the xdhA gene encoding xanthine dehydrogenase small subunit → MIQFLLNRELRREQTLDPNTTVLEYLREYRGKSGTKEGCASGDCGACTVVVGELDGDRLRYRTLNSCLTFVSALHGKQLIVVEDLKDQGQLHSVQQAMVDCHGSQCGFCTPGFVMSLFALQKNRAASGRAASGAVNEYDPAQTHEALAGNLCRCTGYRPILEAAEQACRGKQPDQFDAREAETIAQLKTIEPRETAELNSGDKRCLSPLTVGDLADIYSANPDARLLAGGTDLALEVTQFHRELPVMIYVGHIAEMKKVELTDSTIEIGAATPLTDCYEALANEYPDFGELLHRFASLQIRNQGTLGGNIGNASPIGDSPPLLIALGAQVVLRKGVNSRTLLLQDYFIDYKVTAREQGEFIEKIIVPRARPDQIFRAYKVSKRLDDDISAVCAAFDLRVENGVIADARIAFGGMAAIPKRAAACEAALNGASFTIETAERACEALAQDFTPLTDFRASREYRLLVAQNLLRKCFLEQHAPKTETRVTAYV, encoded by the coding sequence GTGATCCAGTTCCTACTCAATCGAGAGCTGCGCCGTGAGCAGACTCTCGATCCGAATACCACCGTACTCGAATACCTGCGTGAATACCGCGGCAAGTCCGGTACCAAAGAAGGCTGTGCCTCCGGTGACTGCGGTGCCTGTACCGTAGTTGTGGGTGAGCTGGACGGCGACCGGCTGCGTTATCGCACGCTCAACTCCTGTCTGACCTTCGTTTCCGCCCTGCACGGCAAGCAACTGATCGTCGTCGAAGACCTGAAGGATCAAGGCCAGCTGCACAGCGTCCAGCAGGCGATGGTCGATTGCCATGGTTCGCAATGCGGCTTCTGCACCCCCGGCTTCGTCATGAGCCTGTTCGCCCTGCAGAAGAATCGCGCCGCGTCAGGCCGGGCCGCGTCAGGCGCCGTCAACGAATACGATCCGGCCCAGACCCACGAAGCGCTGGCAGGCAATCTCTGCCGCTGTACCGGCTACCGCCCGATTCTCGAAGCGGCCGAACAAGCCTGCCGCGGCAAGCAGCCGGACCAGTTCGACGCGCGCGAAGCCGAAACCATTGCTCAGTTGAAAACCATCGAACCGCGCGAGACCGCCGAGCTGAACAGTGGCGACAAGCGCTGCCTGTCGCCACTAACCGTGGGCGATCTGGCCGATATCTACAGCGCCAACCCCGATGCTCGTCTGCTCGCTGGCGGTACCGACCTGGCGCTTGAGGTTACCCAGTTCCATCGCGAGCTGCCGGTGATGATTTACGTCGGCCATATCGCCGAGATGAAGAAAGTCGAGCTGACCGACAGCACCATCGAGATCGGCGCTGCGACCCCGCTGACCGATTGCTACGAAGCACTGGCCAACGAATACCCAGATTTCGGCGAGCTGCTGCACCGCTTCGCCTCTTTGCAGATCCGCAACCAGGGCACCCTCGGTGGCAACATCGGTAACGCCTCGCCCATCGGTGACTCTCCACCGCTCCTGATCGCGCTGGGTGCGCAGGTCGTCCTGCGCAAGGGCGTCAACAGCCGCACCCTGCTGCTGCAGGATTACTTCATCGACTACAAGGTCACCGCTCGCGAGCAAGGCGAATTCATCGAGAAGATCATCGTTCCGCGCGCTCGACCGGATCAGATTTTCCGCGCCTACAAGGTGTCCAAACGACTGGACGATGATATTTCCGCCGTCTGTGCAGCGTTCGATCTGCGTGTCGAGAATGGCGTGATCGCCGACGCACGGATCGCCTTCGGCGGTATGGCGGCGATTCCGAAGCGGGCGGCTGCCTGTGAGGCCGCGCTGAATGGTGCATCCTTCACCATCGAAACGGCCGAGCGCGCCTGCGAAGCCCTGGCCCAGGACTTCACGCCACTGACCGACTTCCGCGCCAGCCGCGAATACCGCCTGCTGGTTGCACAAAACCTGCTGCGCAAGTGCTTCCTGGAACAGCACGCACCGAAAACCGAAACGAGGGTGACCGCTTATGTCTAA